A segment of the Jatrophihabitans endophyticus genome:
GCTCGACGAGGTGCGGCAGCCCGGGCAGCTCACCGAGCACGAGCGCGGCGGCGTCGCGGGGATCGGTGCCCGGCAGCGAGCCGACGCCGGTCGCCGCTCCCGGCGCCCAGGGCCGCTCGGTCACGCCGGGACGGGGGCGTGGACGGCCGCGATCGTGGCGGAGCCCAGGACCTCGTCGCCGTCGTACATCACCAGGGCCTGACCGCTCGCGACGCCGACCTGGGGTTCGTGCAGGGTAGCCGTCACCGTCGCGTCCTCGACGTGCACCGTGGCAGGGCTGGTCATGCCGTGGGCCCGCAGCTGGACGGTGCACTCGAACGCGTCGCCGGGCGCGCGACCCCGCGTCCACACTGCACGCTCGGCGTCGATGCGGGCCGCCGCGAGCATCGTCCGCGGGCCGACGACGACGGTGTTGTCGGCGGGACGGATCGACAGGACGTACCGCGGCTCACCCCCCGGTGCGGGCTGGGCGATGTCGAGGCCGCGACGCTGCCCTACGGTGTAGCCGAACGACCCCGCGTGCCGGCCGAGCTCGACGCCGGTCTCGGCGTCGACGATCGGGCCGTCGGTCGCGCCGAGCCGGCGCGCCAGGAAGCCGCGGGTGTCGCCGTCGGCGATGAAGCAGATGTCGTGCGAGTCGGGCTTGTCGGCCACGGCGAGCCCGCGCGTGGCCGCCTCGGACCGCACCTGCGCCTTGGTGGTGTCGCCGAGCGGGAACAGCGCGTGGGCGAGCTGGTCGCGGGAGCAGACCGCGAGCACGTACGACTGGTCCTTGCCCGCGTCGACGGAACGGCGCAGCCGGCCGTCGTGCAGCCGGGCGTGGTGCCCGGTGACGATCGCGTCGAAGCCCAACGCGAGCGCGCGGTCGAGCACCGCCGAGAACTTGATCTTCTCGTTGCAGCGCAGGCACGGGTTCGGGGTGCGCCCGGCGGCGTACTCGTCGACGAAGTCGTCGATGACGTCGGCGCGGAACCGCTCCGCGAGATCCCAGACGTAGAAGGGGATGCCGAGGACGTCCGCCGCCCGGCGGGCGTCGTGCGCGTCCTCGACGGTGCAGCAGCCGCGAGCGCCGTGGCGCAACGTCGCCGGGGCGGCGGAGAGCGCGAGGTGGACACCGGTGACGTCGTGACCGGCGTCCACGGCCCGGGCCGCGGCCACGGCGGAGTCGACCCCGCCGCTCATCGCGGCGAGCACCCTCACGACGCCGCCCTCACGACGCCACCGAGGTGAGGCCGGCCCGCCGGGCGCGCTCGACGGCCGGGCCGATGGCGGCGACCGCCTGCTCGACGTCGTCGTGCGACGAGTCGTGACCCAGCGAGAAGCGCAGCGAGCCGCGGGCGCGGGCGGCGTCCGCGCCGATGGCGAGCAGCACGTGCGACGGCTGCGCGACGCCGGCCGAGCACGCCGACCCGGTGGAGCACTCGACGCCACGGGCGTCGAGCAGCATCATCAGCGCGTCGCCCTCGCAGCCGGGGAAGGAGATGTTCGCGATCCCGGGCAGCCGCCGCGTCGGGTGGCCGTGCACGACGGCGTCGGGCACCGCGGCGAGCACGCCCGCCACGAGGTCGTCGCGCAGTGCTCCCACGCGCGCCGACGTGATCGCACGCCGTTGCGCGCACAGGGCCGTCGCGACCGACAACCCAACGGCCCCGGGCACGTTCAGCGTTCCGGACCGGATGTCACGCTCCTGGCCACCACCGTGCAGCAGCGGGACGCAGGCGACGTCGCGGCGCAGCAGCAGCGCACCCGCACCGGGCGGGCCACCGAGCTTGTGACCGGTCATGGTCAGCGCGTCGGCGCCGGCGAGCGCGAAGTCGACCGGCAGGGACGGGACCGCCTGCACGGCGTCGGTGTGCAGCGGCACCCCGAACTCGTGGGCGACGGCGGCGAGCTCGGCGATCGGCATGACCGTCCCGATCTCGTTGTTGGCCCACATGACGGTGACGAGGGCGACGTCGTCGGGGTCGGCGGCGAGCGCCGTCCGCAGCGCGTCGGGGTGCACGACGCCGGCCGCGTCGACCGGCAGCCACGTGACGCGCGCGCCCTCGTGGGCGACCAGCCAGTCGACGGTGTCGACCACCGCGTGGTGGTCGACCGAGCCGGCGATCACCCTGACCCGGCGGGGATCGGCGTCGCGCCGGGCCCAGAAGATGCCCTTGACGGCCAGGTTGTCCGACTCCGTGCCGCCGGCGGTGAAGAGCACCTCCGACGGCCGCGCGCCGAGCACGGCGGCCAACTGCTCGCGCGACTCCTCGACGGTGCGACGGGCCCGCCGGCCCGCACCGTGCAGCGACGAGGGGTTGCCGACTCGGCCCAGCGCCTCCGTGACGGCCGCGACCGCCTCCGGGAGCATGGGTGTCGTCGCTGCGTGGTCCAGGTACGGCATCGCCGCCGAGTCTAGGACGTGGCGGCGAGCTCCGCGCCGGGCGGCCGCGGGCCACCCCGCTGCCCGGCGGGCGCCGCGTCCCCCGCCGCGGCGGCCGCGGGTCGGGCCCGCCCCGCCACCGCCGCGCCCAGCCCGGCGACGGCACACATCAGCACCCCGAGCGTCACGAACGCCCCTGTGTAGCCGATGACGTCGCGCGCCGCCGCGGCCACGAGCACACCGGCGACGCCGGTGGTGAGCGCGCTGGCCGTGGCGTCGGCCAGCTGCAGGGCGGCCGAGTCGGCCCCGCGCGTCGCGTCGCTCGTGTACCGCAGCAGCAGGATGCCGACCGACGACATCGCGAGGCCCGCACCCAGGCCGCTGATCAGCCAGGCCGGGTAGGCGAACCAGCCCGGGACGGCCGGCACGGCCGCGATCGCGACGCCCAGCGTGCCGAGGGCGACGAAGCCGAACCCGGCCCGCACCAGGGCGACGCGGCGGCGGTGCCCCCGCTCGTCGCGGTCGCGGCCCTGCCACCACGAGCCGACCGCCCAGCTGATGCCCGAGGCCGCGAGCGGCAGCCCGGCGGCCGTGGGGGTGAAGCCGTGCTGGACGGTCAGCGAGAGCGGCAGGATCGACTCGACGCCGAAGAACGCCCCGGCGAGCAGCCCGCGCAGCGCGACCGGCGCGGCGACGCCCGGTCGCGCGACGGCGGTACCGGGCGGCAACAGCCGCCGCAACCCCCACCAGACGGCGGCGAGCCCGACGACCGCCACGGCCGCGAGCAGCACGGACGGGTGCTGTCCGGCCGCCTCGAGCAGGGCGACGCCGCCGGCGACGGTGAGAGCGCGCAGCAACCGGTCGGCCGCGCTCGGTCCGCGCTGCGCCCCGTCGCGCCGTGCTTCGGCCCGGTGCAGGGCACGCAGCGAGGGCAGCACGAGGATCCCGCCCAGCACGATGAACGGCGCCAGGCCGAGGAAGACGAGCCGCCAGCTGGCGTGCTCGGCCAGCGCGCCGGACACGAGCGGTCCCACCAGCGAGGGCACCACCCAGGCCGACGAGATCGCCGCGAACAGCGGCGGGCGCAACCGCTCGCCGTACGCCTGCCCGATGACCACGTAGATCGCGGTGATCATCAACCCGGCGCCGAGCCCCTGCACGACGCGGCCCGCGACGAGCAGCGCCATCGTGGCGGCGGTGCCGGCGAGCAACAGCCCGGCGAGGAACGCGGCGAGCCCGACGACGAGCGGCGGCGCCGCCCCGCGCCGATCGCTGAGCTGGCCCGAGACCACCATCCCGACGATGTTGGCGACGAGGAAGCCGGTGAACGCCCAGCCGTAGCCGCCGAGCCCGTGCAGCTCCCGCGCGGCGGTGGGCAGCGCCGCCGACACCGCCATGGCCTCGAACGCGATGAGCGTGATGAGGACGAGGATGCCGGTGCTGGTGGCCCGCACCGGTGCCGCGAAGATCGTGCGAGGTTCGGTCGGCTGCGGCGGCACAGTGGGCTCGGCGGACGGCGGTGTCACCGTCCCAGCATGCAAGGTGAACCGCGGTTCACGTCAACGCGGGTCGACGGCCCGCGATCCCCCTGCCGCTGCCGACCCCGGACGCGCGAGGCGCAGGAAGATCCGCCCGTGTGCGGGGACGCGAACGGGCCGGCCACCCGAGGGTGACCGGCCCGTGCACGACGAGGGACTGACGCGGGGATTACCCCTTGCGCTTGGCGATCTCGTCGGTGAGCTGCGGGGCGACGGCGAACAGGTCGCCGACCACGCCGTAGTCGGCGAGCTCGAAGATGGGGGCCTCGGCGTCCTTGTTGATGGCCACGATGGTCTTCGAGGTCTGCATGCCGGCGCGGTGCTGGATCGCCCCGGAGATGC
Coding sequences within it:
- a CDS encoding cysteine desulfurase family protein, with amino-acid sequence MPYLDHAATTPMLPEAVAAVTEALGRVGNPSSLHGAGRRARRTVEESREQLAAVLGARPSEVLFTAGGTESDNLAVKGIFWARRDADPRRVRVIAGSVDHHAVVDTVDWLVAHEGARVTWLPVDAAGVVHPDALRTALAADPDDVALVTVMWANNEIGTVMPIAELAAVAHEFGVPLHTDAVQAVPSLPVDFALAGADALTMTGHKLGGPPGAGALLLRRDVACVPLLHGGGQERDIRSGTLNVPGAVGLSVATALCAQRRAITSARVGALRDDLVAGVLAAVPDAVVHGHPTRRLPGIANISFPGCEGDALMMLLDARGVECSTGSACSAGVAQPSHVLLAIGADAARARGSLRFSLGHDSSHDDVEQAVAAIGPAVERARRAGLTSVAS
- a CDS encoding MFS transporter, with the protein product MTPPSAEPTVPPQPTEPRTIFAAPVRATSTGILVLITLIAFEAMAVSAALPTAARELHGLGGYGWAFTGFLVANIVGMVVSGQLSDRRGAAPPLVVGLAAFLAGLLLAGTAATMALLVAGRVVQGLGAGLMITAIYVVIGQAYGERLRPPLFAAISSAWVVPSLVGPLVSGALAEHASWRLVFLGLAPFIVLGGILVLPSLRALHRAEARRDGAQRGPSAADRLLRALTVAGGVALLEAAGQHPSVLLAAVAVVGLAAVWWGLRRLLPPGTAVARPGVAAPVALRGLLAGAFFGVESILPLSLTVQHGFTPTAAGLPLAASGISWAVGSWWQGRDRDERGHRRRVALVRAGFGFVALGTLGVAIAAVPAVPGWFAYPAWLISGLGAGLAMSSVGILLLRYTSDATRGADSAALQLADATASALTTGVAGVLVAAAARDVIGYTGAFVTLGVLMCAVAGLGAAVAGRARPAAAAAGDAAPAGQRGGPRPPGAELAATS
- the mnmA gene encoding tRNA 2-thiouridine(34) synthase MnmA, translating into MRVLAAMSGGVDSAVAAARAVDAGHDVTGVHLALSAAPATLRHGARGCCTVEDAHDARRAADVLGIPFYVWDLAERFRADVIDDFVDEYAAGRTPNPCLRCNEKIKFSAVLDRALALGFDAIVTGHHARLHDGRLRRSVDAGKDQSYVLAVCSRDQLAHALFPLGDTTKAQVRSEAATRGLAVADKPDSHDICFIADGDTRGFLARRLGATDGPIVDAETGVELGRHAGSFGYTVGQRRGLDIAQPAPGGEPRYVLSIRPADNTVVVGPRTMLAAARIDAERAVWTRGRAPGDAFECTVQLRAHGMTSPATVHVEDATVTATLHEPQVGVASGQALVMYDGDEVLGSATIAAVHAPVPA